Proteins co-encoded in one Kutzneria chonburiensis genomic window:
- a CDS encoding lysyl oxidase family protein, translating to MTTARFLAVTAVLALMATTAPAEAAAPMLLPDLRQAPVGCAGSHRGDPMDCKDWDVCMVTDVNAPNAQCVTGGDIKAVRLRFTSAEENIGDGPLLFYAHRDSTVFPTMSVRQAFQNGVHGPIPDAFGAAQKSSGTSAYYEPAPAHMHWHLLHFERFQLRTLGGGTVVSDRKNGFCLGDRYDVPDKASLQHRVHEDEQPEAKLHQFLIYNMCGHEQPQATDVSEGISVGSGDDYRYNVDFQWLDLTSVSSGVYDVVNTVNPDRTLIEKDYDNNSSSIAVSIQWPDGAKRAPSRITAPPVVRLLRSCPGSGTCSA from the coding sequence ATGACGACTGCGCGGTTCCTTGCGGTGACGGCAGTTCTGGCGCTCATGGCGACGACGGCCCCGGCCGAGGCGGCGGCCCCGATGCTGCTGCCGGACCTGCGCCAGGCGCCGGTCGGCTGCGCGGGCTCACACCGCGGCGACCCGATGGACTGCAAGGACTGGGACGTCTGCATGGTCACGGACGTCAACGCGCCCAACGCCCAGTGCGTCACCGGCGGTGACATCAAGGCGGTGCGGCTGCGGTTCACGTCCGCGGAGGAGAACATCGGCGACGGCCCGCTGCTGTTCTACGCGCACCGCGACAGCACGGTGTTCCCGACGATGTCGGTGCGCCAGGCATTCCAGAACGGCGTGCACGGCCCGATCCCGGACGCGTTCGGCGCGGCCCAGAAGTCCTCGGGCACCAGCGCCTACTACGAGCCGGCCCCGGCCCATATGCACTGGCACCTGCTGCATTTCGAACGGTTCCAGCTGCGCACGCTGGGCGGCGGCACGGTGGTGTCGGACCGCAAGAACGGCTTCTGCCTGGGCGACCGCTACGACGTGCCGGACAAGGCGTCGTTGCAGCACCGGGTGCACGAGGACGAGCAGCCCGAGGCCAAGCTGCACCAGTTCCTGATCTACAACATGTGCGGGCACGAGCAGCCGCAGGCCACCGACGTCAGCGAGGGCATCTCGGTCGGCAGCGGCGACGACTACCGGTACAACGTGGACTTCCAGTGGCTGGACCTCACGTCGGTGAGCTCCGGCGTGTACGACGTGGTCAACACGGTGAACCCGGATCGCACGCTGATCGAGAAGGACTACGACAACAACTCGTCCTCGATCGCGGTGTCCATCCAGTGGCCGGATGGCGCGAAGAGGGCGCCGTCGCGGAT